attgtacaactcttttcctaaaagaattgtacaactcttttcctaaaacaGTTGtattcagaacccactatcacaatctcacagatactcaaatatttttatgtgatagagtcctttatttgtaacagttacagatagactgcagatcttttaaatattattatctcataataataaataattaataataataacactttattattattaattaatattaataataataatattttattattattaattatactaatggacttctagcccattaatatagcacatcaacaacgttcttgtgtgtgacccaataggctaatattaattggcaataggcccagtccaacaaggcctataaatcataagtggcctctagcaagacattatgactacccaactaatatgaggatcaatagtccgataaagcctattaaatagaacatgtattaatccctttgtctcacgatatctagtttgaacataagtcatggtcaatgtcaaacttataatgttcaaacttatgatttctcgatctctaagtagactgataaattcaaatgatattgataacactgtcaattcatttgagcacggccatgcatttctcagtctcacttatcgaggggcccagaagatatctcttttatagagagggacaaatcctatcttgattgttcattatcctctacataatttctattatactcaatcataacctttatgattgtccgattaaagacaacgtttgattatgtcaaaacataatagtccttatgttggaaactatgacaatctcaagtcaaaggattaagacataactatttgagattcacttatgacaataacccatgtagtgatctcagtgcgggtccatccaatactttgttctctaacaagtatctatgattattgattatatcaacatatacataatcatctcatgattatcaatcaataatcatactagttatatatttattattatcaacataataataagtaatcagggatgataatcattattatgtaacatgcaaacaaataataatgataataaaaaacctcgaaaatgacatacaaataggtccaagataatggcctggGGCATATATACTAACAGTAATTACCTGCAACCTCAGatgcaattgctcttttaatCCTTTTGCACGTGGTTAGGCCAACAACAACCTTCAACTCTCCTTTCACCATCGATTGTAGTTCTTTAGATCTCAGCTTAGGATTTTAGAGCAAAATTGATTTGTAGTGATTGATCAAATATTTAGCAGTTAAGTCTTATTCTTAAACACCCTAAAACACTTATGTTGTGGAATGTATGTTTTGACTTTAAAGTCACCGCTTCTTGTTTCAATGCTAGCCATTACAATCCATGGATAATCTTCTTTAcaaactgctcaaactctagtTGGTTCATTCCTTATAAAATGAACTTCAACAGTTTTGTTTGCCGCGTACTTAGTTATTGCTTCGTTGAACTCAACATTGTTAGCAAACACCGTCCCCAAAACAAAAGAAGGCATTTCACATTTAGGATCATAAACCAACCTTGTGGATTTTGTCCTTCGAAATTCTACTCCACCATCTTCGTTGACATCCTCCTTTAAAATACCTTCATTGCTAGAGTCAAAGTATTCAGTATCACTCCCAACTGCCTCATTGGTATCCCTTACTTCCATCAGATTTTCTCCTTCTTGTTGCTGAATCTGTTTGCAAGTCGTCATATTCTTCATCCGTATCATCACTCATGAAATTATCATATTCAATATTGTTAAAATTAGGATTTGAGTCATCTTGTTGGATATTATTGCCTATAGTTTTCATACTCTTTTTCCTTGCAACAACTAATTCTTCATCAGCAAATTCTGATTCACAATCCTTTGCAACCACACCCTCATTATTTGCAAACACATTAACATTTGGGATTAATTCTTCATAGGTAGAATCAACAGAATTAGAGGCACCTCAATGGTaccatgaaaaaattaaatggttaaTCAATTAatgcttatttttttattaaaaaaaactatttgtTAACTATTCTCTTCAGAGTtcacttttttatttatatttctcatttttattaatttctttttatatataattgtttACATGAAATTACTGATCTATTATAAACGTCTCCTTCCTCAAGACCCAGTGAAAGCAAATATgattaagataataaaatttagtctTACACTAGATTTTTTTGGTCAAGTAATAAAGTTGAATCCCTAATGAAGTTGCCGATTTAGTGTATTATTAgtgtttattattttcatttgatttttttttttcgaaagttaaatagattatattcattttacaaCAAGTTCATCACAATACAACAGTTTTAGGGTTCTCCGAGGTCCACTGTTGAAAACCCTAGACACGAAAGAAGCAACGGGAGAATGTCATTGCACCCTCAACTACGGTAAAGTCCAACAGAAAGAAGATAACATTCAGATTACTTAAAGAAGCACCTCACCTCTTGAGAAAGACCCGACTGCAGATCGATAAACAAACAACGCAATCACACCCGAAGCTTCACAGAAGCATCAAAGCCAACGATGGGGAAGTGAGGAGCACCAACACCAAAGCCAAAAAGGAGGGGTCCCAACAAACTTCCTTCCATTAGACCTTATAACTTAtacataatataataattttaatttcatatagAGATATCACATTAATTACTTTCAATTCATATATTCCCTCTATTTAAGTCAGTTTCTACATGACGACTAACAAAACAATAAAATCatctaaattataataaaatacccCCTTAACTAAAATACCTTTAGTTTTTCTGTAGATTTCCATGCTCACCTGGAATTTCAAtagagaggaagagagggagagagTGTTTAATAATCTTACAACTAAGGGAGTCTTCAACGCATGTCAATTTTGTACATTTTAATAATCTTACAAGTAAGAACCGAGTCCCCCAAGAATCAAGTGATTGTCATTCTTCAATCCAATTCTCTCTCTTGTACGGCAACCTAACTTCAAAAAGTGCAAGTTTATCATACACGAACAAAGGTGTCAAAAATCCCCCTCCGACTGTAGACTTCTTACCCAGAATTAATGTCAGGCACGTCAAGATCTTAGGCATGGTTTATTATGGTACGCAAAGCTTTTTAATGACTCCACGGTCAACGTGTTTCCTTACTGGTTgcaatttgatttcataaagcTTTGGCCACAATTTTCCAGTAACTGCAGACATATACAATAGGACAGGCCATGAAAACGATATCCCAAAAACATATACAGAAAGTACAAGTGCTCTTATCACACATGAGCTTGTTTTCAGTACAAGTCTTATCAAGGCATCATTAATCATATGTTACCAAATTTCAGGGGCGTCTGCGTCTGTGTCcctcctatatatatatatatatatatatatatatatatatatatatatatatatatatatgacgtCCATATATGAAGACAGAGATATAGTAGTAGAAGGCTAGTAGCTTACCGAAAATCCTGTTGTCATTGCTATCCCATGCAATACCATTTAAAACATCAATGTCCTATAATGTTTGGAAGTTTCAAACATGTCAAATAATGAAGGAAATAATACTATTCAAATAATCACTATAGTCAATGGCAGATCCAAAAATTTAACTCAGaggattcaattttattttggcAACGATGCCtctaatttcatttatttggaaaaagaaaatatctATATGAGTAACAAAGACAAGTGAATCAATTTGCCTGCATCAAATGTTAAATATGGtctttaggtttttttttatacttttaataattgatttttgtctatattttaaatattttttaaatttaaataatctaacacATTAtctattaaactaaaatttatattcCTAAATTGAAATAGTccataaaattcattaaataatctaacaattatacataaaactattttttaaaaattttaaaatttatttttctaaatttaaataatctaacatataatttcaatcaataatagaagtaaataaaaataactataacttcttaacaataaaaaatagtgtatgaaaataaataaagcaaTGTGTGAATAACTTatcttatgaatattttaaaaagaaaaaaaatacttgAAGTTGAAATTATGaagattaaaaagtaaattttctaGATTAAAAAGATCATAAAGAAGGATATATGGATGAGGATAGCTGCTGTAGAAATAGTATTTAGCGGAAGGGCAGTTGGGTTTCATTTATGGAAGATTCCTTgagcttttaaaaaatttattaattcgtgtctatactaaaattatttaattaaaatattcttgtaTAATCTTGATAAAAGTAACTAAAtggtataaatatataaatattcaaagtATGTCAATCTATTTTTTAATGGAAGGAATAAaggatttgattttataaaatataaaaatttagttgattaattttaaaataagaataaattaataaatttttaaaaaatctaggaACTTAATAGCATTTcttcctttatttatttaaaatttaaagaaaatttacaTAAGTAATCCCATGTAACCTTGGCCCTAGCTATATCCGCTGTTGTGAGTAcgagatttaaaaaataaagtttgatgattaaaaagaaaattttgtagATTGGAAAATAATGGAAGAGACGACAATAAGAGGGTGTGAGAGGGGCTGCTGTGAGGGAAATTTGAtgggaaaaacatctaagagGAGTGGagtttattttaatagaatttggTGCGAAATTATACAACTACCCCtaaaaatttgtaaaatttcAGGGGTACTTATGGCCCACTTAGCCCCCCTCTCCCTCCGCCACTGACTATAGTCCACTGAAAAAGcaaacagaaaaggaagaaagggATTTAAAAACTGCAGTAAAAGTCTTATTCTCTCATCTAGCAGCAAATTAAACATGGCATACATTACATTAGAAAAACATTTCTAAACAATTATTTTGTGAATAAATGCTTACTGTTTGCCCAGCTGCTATCAATCCCTTCCTGTCAAACacaaaagaaaatgagaaagaaTCATTCTACAGAACTCAAGCaacacacaaaaaaaataatgatctCATGCATAGCTAGAGATAAATATCAGctaaaaaaatatagagaaCAAGCAAATGACAAACACCACCTTAAATTTTCAAGAAGAATCCAACCAACCACAGTGCCATCTTTGTGTGAGATTCTTGCAATGCAATCAGTCTACATAACAAGAAAACCAGCTTTAGAAAGACACCAAACACAAGTTGGTCAGCTATATTGGCTTTCGTAACAAAGACCAAGGATCAATCTTCTCTTAGTCAAGGTTGAGGGTCTAATGGAGGGAAgcccagagagagagagagagagagagagataagaGACAGAACGGCAGATAGATATCCAGGCAATGGAGAACTAGAGTAAAAAAAGGAGGGCAGGTCTGAGGATAATATATCATTTCATAGAGTTATGGAGGAAAATTCAAAATGTTGCAGGGCCAAGGCCAACAgcaaaatatttttgtaattacTCTGTGGGTCAAAACACAAACTTTAGATGGCTCCCCAGCGAACTAACACAGTTCTGTCCTGGTCTAGGCAGAAGAAATccctcaaaataaaaaattgcttCTGCCTATGATATGATACTTCTTTGCAGAAGTAAAATACTAGCCAATGCCTTACTAAAATGCCCGGAGGGCCGGAAGCAACTAGTAATGGAAAATCATCAAAGTATCCAAACAAGATGAAGATTAGAATATACCGGCCAAACATTCGCCCAAACTTCACCATTTACAAATTCTAGTTCATTAAGGTAGTGCACTTCCAGATTTTCGTATTTTACAATGTGTTTTGCTATTACTGCATCGAAACAAGTAAAAGGAAGCagcatttaattgaaaaaaaggtTTATAATCAACATAAACAAAAGATGTATACATCAAGATTAAGTAGACTATCACAAACAAAAGATCCATACATCAAGATTAAGTAGGAAGTAGCAACAAACTATAGACAGATTCAAAGATGGTAAAGAAAGATAATACTATAGTGATGTATGGACAGATATTGAAGCTTATTTTGACTGCAgttcaagagaaaaaaaataatagcatGGGGAAGAAACCACCAAAAAAGGTAAAGTAATGCTTAAAGAAGAGAAATAATAGTAAAGAAGAAAGGAGCTGGATTTTAGGCAGAATTGAGAAAACATTTATATACAAGAGAAACCTTTCAAAGTTTGAGGGTCAAGCTGATATAACATTGAAGTTCCATCACTGCCAAACAAAACTTTTCCATCGGTTGCCAGTCCCCAACCATCACGCATCTGATGAGTAAATGTCTCAATCTGCACCAagtgaatgaaaataaaattattaaacatCTGGAATCTGGAAATTTTCAGCCAccccaagaaaaaaaaagtgcaCTTCAATCAAAAATAAGAAACcaagtcaaaaaaaaaaatcttaataatagCCTACAGTTGGCAATGGATGGGTAACAATTTGTAATAAAGCTACCAACCGGTAGAGAGTGCAATTCTATGCGTAGGAAGCTGAACACAATTGTAAGAAGCCAGCATTAGCTTATCACACAAAtcaaatcatttgaaaataatatatataacaaaAAACAGCAAGGTTTTTAGAATCCATAGAGTGAGGCAACATTGCACCATGTTAGCAAGAGGATGAAGGGTACATAAACAAAATGAAATTTCGGAGAAACATCTAAGAAATGCCATACTTGGATCAGAAATAATGACAGGAGAAGAATAATCAGACAGAATAATAACAACAATACAAgcatatataatatatacacACACTTGAAACAGAAATGGTAAAGCACAAACCTTGCTTAAATTGTTTCGGTCATATATGAAACCAGTTTTTGTCAACCAAGTTACTTGGAACAGCCTtcaaaagaatataaaaattgGTATATTAGCATATTAGTTTTTCAAGTATTCACACAGCTGCATATGAAAATAGTCAACAATCAAGAAAACCATTTGCCTGCAACTGAACGAACTAAAAACAATTAAACTGGATCCAAAGCATGCTGTGAGTCAGTCCTTGAACATGCACAGCAATCCATTATTCTAATAAGGTTCCTTGGACTTTTCAGAAGTATCAAATTAATTTTCCAGGCAGAAAGAGACAAGTGAAATCATGTCATTGTTCAAAGGTCAAAACAAAACATATATAATGAATGAAAAAAGTACAAATGCTCAACATCAGTTATACTTTTCAAGTTTCTCTTTTCCTGTGTCAGTTTGACCCTTTTATTCACTAATACAATGTAACTCTTACCAAACAAGTATGTATTCACTGCAAACTCAAGTACAAAGCACAAAACTTGGGACTCAGGAATATTAAATTGGTCACATGAGACATGAGATATTAACCATATATTTGGTTCAGAGATGAAAAGCAGAggaataaataacaatttccTTTATTTGCTTGAGTGGAATGATATCCAAGAAAGCAACAAGGAATTTCCCTACATCATTTTGCATTATGTTTATTGCAATCTAGTTAAGACCAATATGGATATAAGCAATCAATCATCACACTATTTGTTCAACTGAAGAAGTGCTAAATCTCAAGGAATACCCGAAGGATGTGAACAATGCCAGTGTCTACCGATTTTTCCTGAATCAACAGGATAAGCAAAATGCAACTCAGTCACAAACCTTTCACCAAGAAGAGTTAAACCTTCCCCAAAATAAGAACTATCCATCTCTTGAAGAacctcaacctgtacatagtacATAACATAAGGTTTGAATTACAATCAAGCATCATACTCTTAAGAGTTAAAAATAAGAATTGATTAACTAATCAATCAGTCAGATCATCAGCCATCTATGACAAGAGAATCAGTAGTATGCTTACAAATACAATTCATCAATTATAAAGGCTGAACACAAATAGCTTATTTCAAACTAATATATCATCACTTAAAGCAGATATTGCAAAAGGTTTCAccataagaaaaatatttctcaAACGTTAATCGGAAGCATCAAAACAATGAATTACAAATAGAAAGCACGTCAAAATTCTTCAGGGAATCAGGAGAATCTGAATGCTAGAGACATGTACCTCCCCAGAGTGAAGAGCAACCCTCCGAACTGATGACTGGAATAACACACGGAGAAGGTTTAGTAATGAATACACCAGACTATATGTGAATGCAAGAAAAACAAAGACATCATGCTGTTCAGAAATTCGAATGCTATGTATTCAAAGAGAAAGCAAACCCACCTGGCCATAGAGGCCCGTTGACTCAAATATTGTATCGTTTCCTGCGTAAAGCAGACCCTGAAACAATTGGAAATTAACGTTAATCGTCGAAGGGgaatacacacacacacacacacacacacacacacacacacaataTGGAATTCATGAACAACGAAGCAATAGAGTTTGCTTAACAAGTTGCAATGGACTTTGACATAAATGTGATAGTTAGAGATCCAAATCAAAGTAAATCAAGTTCAAAGGATGATTACCATCAAAACATGAAACCAGAAAGTGACGGAGTCTACAACGTTCCGCATTACAATTGATTTGAACACCAAGGACACCAAATTTCCCatatatgataaaaaaagaGATGGAGATAAAAGAGTTACCTGAGTGAAGGAGTTGGGGTCGTGAGGGAACTCATTGAGCACTTGAATTGCATAGAATTTGGGGGAATGATCAGTGGACGTTAAAGTGCTCCATATGACTGATGAAATGCCCAGTAGAGCGACAACGGCGAAGGCCATAACCAATAAAACAAGCAGCGGCACTTTCGTGAAACTGAAATGAGAAGATGCAGGTGGCATGATATTGTCTGGCTTGGAGACTGATCGCTTGCTCTTGCTAGACCTCTTATTGAGCGATTTGGCCCCCATAAAGGAAAATGTTCATTGATCGTGAAGCAGAAATGTTTGAGAAGAGAAATTTGGGAAGGAGGGTGATCGACTGACCGGAATTGGCTAACTGTAGGCGTTAGCTGTCTTGGTGTGGTTGGTCGGTCAGTGAATTTTTGTTGACCCATTTCTCCAATttgtaatttcaaaaaaaagaaatcGATTTTCCTGCCGATGTGTCTTTAATCAGGTGCGGTCATTACCATGTCTTCAAGACCTTCCCTGCCGGTGTCTTTTCAATGGCGAGATCCGACCGTTCGTGCTTAGTCTAGtctcttttttcaaaaaaataccactcgttatataaaaaaaaaaaccctcacttttatgattttaaaaaatatattaaattttttttattaatttgaatggtcagatattataaaaacatttaaattgtTTTAACTGTTTTTGAGGTtaagatattaattaataaattttttaaaaatttaaaaaataaaaatttttaaaattatattaattaattattaaaatatttaatgataaaattaattatttatttatttaaaatattatatattttttaaaattaaaaaattcactaatttaattattgaaatcaaaaaaattaaataataattgttttttttttcttagataAATTATCCACGGTTTTAAGTCATCAATCGTTTCACCTTAATTGTATTTCGGAAATGACATATgtaaaaatagagaaataatattattcaaaagaaaaaaaaaacagagaaatAATGATGATGCAGAAATGAATTAAATATGATCATGAGAAAATGTGGTGGTCGACTTATGTCTAGTATCGTTACATTGTTGAACTTTTCAAGTAAGGTgagtataaataaaaaatttgagttTAAATAATGGTATATTAGAgtgtatattttaaattttatatatattttattttcatattataattaaataaaattaattgttaattttttaaaaaaattcaactaatactatttaataaataaaatattacatgatATTAGGTGTAATGAAATTTgttatttaacatttttttaatgttaataatatattatgagaGGTTGATTCAATTCAACCATACGAGTTTTCTATTAAACAAAGCACCGATCATTCAATCCTCTTTTTATAAGATTTTATTACATGATTCAATTATATGTTAACAACACGTTATTCAGTTTGAGTAATCTTTGAGTCAtatcaaataatattataatttttatatatttatcaatttatcctataaaattaattatatttgtgttttagtattttttttattatagttatttttcaatttatttataacattaaGTTCAAATATGCCCTTAACCTTTTACTCGAAGGTGAAATCACTCCATTTTCAGATTTCAGCTCAAATAAACTCAACTCTTTGCAAAAATGACCAAATTGAAACTTTCAATATCAAAATCTCAATATTTGAAATGTaggcctgtaatacccggctagagtctggcaccggaattcctgtagaccgatagaatctcgggtgtcggaatcctctagaagggtaattgGTATGtttttcaaatgttttaagtataaaggaaaatgagtttttaaaagaaaaggaatCAAGGAggatttgccaggttcggccgccgaagatgagtttcggccgccgaacttgcatgattttcagcttcacgtttggccgccgaaggtggtctggccagccacctacaAAAGGTCAAAGGTCGGTTATTTGGATCACTTTTTCCATTTTTGCCAACCAGAGGTGAAGCTGAggtcttccttgggtgattttcatgctTTCTTCAAATCATTccaggttttaatgagttttatggttgttttgaagttttttaaGCAAAAGAGCAAAAGTTGGAAGCTTGGAAGTTTTGAGAGAGGATTCCTCCAtaactccacgttgggatcgttcattctcttgtttggaagaggtaagtgaagatcctgaacttcctttcttaatttttgaaggttttatggggtttgtatggttagatatgcatgtttaggtttaaagGTGTTCTTGGAGGGTTTTGTGTTTTTACATGTTATGTGGTTGTTTGTGTTTGTtgcttggggttttaagttagttttggacccccttgtgcatatatttgagtatatgctGGTTTAGTTATGTTTGATGCaagtttgagtgagtttgggGGAGTTGTGCAAATGAGGAGCAGGGTTT
This Manihot esculenta cultivar AM560-2 chromosome 6, M.esculenta_v8, whole genome shotgun sequence DNA region includes the following protein-coding sequences:
- the LOC110616444 gene encoding glutaminyl-peptide cyclotransferase, whose translation is MGAKSLNKRSSKSKRSVSKPDNIMPPASSHFSFTKVPLLVLLVMAFAVVALLGISSVIWSTLTSTDHSPKFYAIQVLNEFPHDPNSFTQGLLYAGNDTIFESTGLYGQSSVRRVALHSGEVEVLQEMDSSYFGEGLTLLGERLFQVTWLTKTGFIYDRNNLSKIETFTHQMRDGWGLATDGKVLFGSDGTSMLYQLDPQTLKVIAKHIVKYENLEVHYLNELEFVNGEVWANVWPTDCIARISHKDGTVVGWILLENLRKGLIAAGQTDIDVLNGIAWDSNDNRIFVTGKLWPKLYEIKLQPVRKHVDRGVIKKLCVP